One segment of Streptomyces sp. NBC_01463 DNA contains the following:
- a CDS encoding AMP-binding protein translates to MATAPAARAVRDRRGEWSYAELDRAARGFEQRLGELGVRPGDRVLTRIGSVREFLALLYGTWRHGATLVPVSPAMKAYHLGPVLADSEPALIVVDAAERTAADGVTWPAGTPVLAFDEIDLTPSGPADGPARPVPADRLALLIYTSGSTSAPKAVACPHAPIAFAARAIAARLGYRSQDVVLTAVPLSFDYGLYQALLCALAGAELLLSDADEHTRLLGYAHDHGATVVPLVPSLGELLVRLATRDSRPTKVRLFTNTGAALNAPLIAALREKFPGARVAAMFGTTECKRITILEPDGDIVRPGSVGPALPGTQVLILDEEGRPLPPLETGEIAVRGPHLMAGYWRAPEPTALRYRTGPDGVKTLHTGDYGWLDGDGHLYFQGRRDDLFKRRGLRMSAIEIEAAALDVDGVREASLLVPEKDRDMVLFVAGTTTAQDTLTRLAERLEPAKVPDICHVVPALPLTPNGKTDRKRLVAYLKETDGGI, encoded by the coding sequence GTGGCCACCGCCCCCGCGGCCCGTGCGGTCCGTGACCGCCGGGGGGAGTGGAGCTACGCCGAACTCGACCGCGCGGCCCGGGGGTTCGAGCAGCGCCTCGGTGAGCTCGGGGTCCGCCCCGGCGACCGCGTGCTCACCCGGATCGGCAGCGTCCGGGAGTTCCTCGCGCTGCTGTACGGCACCTGGCGCCACGGCGCCACGCTGGTGCCCGTCAGCCCCGCGATGAAGGCGTACCACCTGGGCCCGGTACTCGCCGACTCCGAGCCGGCCCTGATCGTCGTGGACGCCGCGGAACGCACCGCGGCGGACGGCGTGACCTGGCCGGCGGGCACGCCCGTACTGGCCTTCGACGAGATCGACCTCACCCCGTCCGGGCCGGCGGACGGCCCGGCCCGCCCGGTGCCGGCCGACCGGCTGGCCCTGCTCATCTACACCTCGGGCAGCACCTCCGCCCCCAAGGCCGTGGCCTGCCCGCACGCACCGATCGCGTTCGCGGCCCGGGCCATCGCCGCCCGGCTCGGCTACCGCTCGCAGGACGTGGTGCTCACCGCGGTGCCGCTCTCCTTCGACTACGGCCTCTACCAGGCGCTGCTCTGCGCGCTCGCCGGGGCCGAACTGCTGCTCTCCGACGCCGACGAGCACACCCGGCTGCTCGGCTACGCCCACGACCACGGTGCCACCGTGGTGCCGCTCGTCCCCTCGCTCGGCGAGCTGCTGGTCAGGCTGGCCACCCGGGACTCCCGGCCGACGAAGGTGCGCCTGTTCACCAACACGGGCGCCGCGCTCAACGCCCCGCTGATCGCCGCACTGCGCGAGAAGTTCCCCGGCGCGCGGGTGGCCGCGATGTTCGGCACCACCGAGTGCAAGCGCATCACCATCCTGGAACCGGACGGCGACATCGTCCGGCCCGGCTCGGTCGGCCCCGCGCTGCCGGGCACCCAGGTGCTGATCCTGGACGAGGAGGGCCGGCCGCTGCCGCCGCTGGAGACGGGCGAGATCGCCGTGCGCGGGCCGCACCTCATGGCCGGCTACTGGCGGGCGCCCGAGCCCACCGCGCTGCGGTACCGCACCGGTCCCGACGGCGTGAAGACCCTGCACACGGGCGACTACGGATGGCTCGACGGGGACGGGCACCTCTACTTCCAGGGCCGCAGGGACGACCTGTTCAAGCGGCGGGGACTGCGCATGAGCGCCATCGAGATCGAAGCCGCCGCCCTGGACGTCGACGGGGTCCGGGAGGCCTCGCTGCTCGTCCCGGAGAAGGACCGCGACATGGTCCTGTTCGTGGCCGGCACGACGACGGCGCAGGACACCCTCACCCGGCTCGCCGAACGCCTGGAGCCGGCCAAGGTGCCGGACATCTGCCACGTCGTCCCCGCGCTGCCGCTGACCCCCAACGGCAAGACCGACCGCAAGCGGCTCGTGGCCTATCTGAAGGAGACCGACGGTGGCATCTGA
- a CDS encoding acyl-CoA/acyl-ACP dehydrogenase, with protein MATAVHDTERAARWAQLRGTAQELADRFAQRAEEGYDKGEFIGRNIQDLIDSGLTAVNVPRDMGGFEATLEENTRLLRIIAGGCGSTAFTLAIHAVLTGSMRSDLSVAVRERMFGAVRDGAFIVGPFTDEGSGGNWVMPSTVARRTPDGFVLDGVKHFATGFDAATHLVITAGLDDDHLEPPFNLAAFFVEKPEQGIEVVSRWSGFALPMTGSHSLKLDSLHVDADDSVFPDGLTPLFVMARQQWGHYCFAAVFLGLAEQAYELAVRRTRGRSTTAVTDLARLPGIQFAVARMRSSLATMDALLTEYATRHLEPGDDLPAFVADTCVPKYYITNEAEHVVATAFEVIGGSGIREGSRIGQIWRDVKAGPLLPFTNDMAREFIGKATLGISPVETPRWV; from the coding sequence ATGGCGACAGCCGTACACGACACGGAGCGCGCCGCCCGCTGGGCGCAGCTGCGCGGCACGGCGCAGGAGCTGGCCGACCGCTTCGCCCAGCGGGCCGAGGAGGGTTACGACAAGGGCGAGTTCATCGGCCGGAACATCCAGGACCTGATCGACTCGGGCCTCACCGCCGTGAACGTGCCCCGCGACATGGGCGGTTTCGAGGCCACGCTGGAGGAGAACACCCGGCTGCTGAGGATCATCGCCGGCGGCTGCGGGTCCACCGCCTTCACCCTCGCCATCCACGCCGTGCTCACCGGCTCGATGCGCAGCGACCTGAGCGTGGCCGTGCGCGAGCGGATGTTCGGCGCGGTACGCGACGGGGCGTTCATCGTCGGCCCGTTCACCGACGAGGGATCGGGCGGCAACTGGGTCATGCCCTCGACCGTGGCCCGGCGCACCCCCGACGGATTCGTCCTCGACGGGGTCAAGCACTTCGCGACCGGCTTCGACGCGGCCACCCACCTGGTGATCACCGCGGGCCTGGACGACGACCACCTGGAACCGCCCTTCAACCTCGCCGCGTTCTTCGTGGAGAAGCCGGAACAGGGCATCGAGGTGGTCTCGCGGTGGAGCGGATTCGCGCTCCCGATGACCGGCTCCCACTCGCTGAAGCTGGACTCCCTGCACGTCGACGCCGACGACTCGGTGTTCCCCGACGGGCTGACGCCCCTGTTCGTGATGGCCCGCCAGCAGTGGGGCCACTACTGCTTCGCGGCCGTCTTCCTGGGCCTCGCCGAGCAGGCCTACGAGCTCGCGGTGCGGCGCACCCGGGGACGCTCCACCACCGCGGTCACCGACCTCGCGCGGCTGCCGGGCATCCAGTTCGCGGTGGCCCGCATGCGGTCCTCGCTGGCCACCATGGACGCGCTCCTCACGGAGTACGCGACCCGCCACCTGGAGCCGGGCGACGACCTGCCCGCGTTCGTGGCCGACACCTGCGTGCCGAAGTACTACATCACCAACGAGGCCGAGCACGTGGTGGCGACCGCGTTCGAGGTGATCGGCGGATCGGGCATCCGGGAGGGCTCCCGCATCGGGCAGATCTGGCGGGACGTGAAGGCCGGCCCGCTGCTGCCCTTCACCAACGACATGGCCCGCGAGTTCATCGGCAAGGCCACCCTGGGCATCAGCCCGGTCGAGACACCGAGGTGGGTGTGA
- a CDS encoding aminotransferase class III-fold pyridoxal phosphate-dependent enzyme: MTTTAAEATSVESLVGDLLSQQWLIDLFTELTERQTRSVAATGRLREVDASTHVFWPFHSPQFPLVVTEAHGSRITDLDGNDYIDCHLGFGAQALHGHSPEPVVEFVKEQLGATTGNGYCHPVEAQLVDLLHEFVPHVEKFAFLNSGTDATAAAIRLARAHTGRRMVAKFEGSLHGVHDLGMHNTAFWYHGHPTQPFPGETPEGGIERQSALTGVPVADPRDLLVLPNDPVRALELIERHKHELACVLTEAASSSFPFVEHTVPLLKAVSEACRRARVPFVLDEVLTGFRYGPGGAAAHFGIEADLYCYGKVISGLGIPLSAVGGRAALLDHTQTSGLPLTDIGRKTCVQTTHAGNHLALSASYASLRLLHEQRDTYYTETRAKVAMVQQRLADFRSRTAIPLRLVGFGDFIGSFGFLEKESYDDYRSFAGSVNPIAFFLLTLMLRKRGFYTLSLPMLFTGGAHSTEDLEALVTAVTDSALELDKHGFPFILPGAGQQ, from the coding sequence ATGACCACAACCGCCGCCGAGGCGACGTCAGTCGAGTCACTGGTCGGTGATCTGCTCTCGCAGCAGTGGCTGATCGACCTGTTCACCGAGCTCACCGAACGACAGACCCGCTCCGTGGCCGCCACCGGGCGGCTGCGTGAGGTGGACGCGTCCACCCATGTCTTCTGGCCCTTCCACTCACCGCAGTTCCCGCTGGTGGTGACCGAGGCGCACGGCAGCCGGATCACCGACCTGGACGGCAACGACTACATCGACTGCCATCTCGGGTTCGGCGCCCAGGCCCTGCACGGGCACAGCCCCGAACCGGTCGTGGAGTTCGTGAAGGAGCAGCTCGGAGCCACCACCGGCAACGGCTACTGCCACCCGGTCGAGGCCCAGCTGGTCGATCTGCTGCACGAGTTCGTGCCGCACGTCGAGAAGTTCGCCTTCCTGAACTCCGGCACCGACGCGACCGCTGCCGCGATCCGGCTGGCCAGGGCGCACACGGGCCGCCGGATGGTGGCCAAGTTCGAGGGCTCGCTGCACGGCGTGCACGACCTCGGGATGCACAACACCGCCTTCTGGTACCACGGGCACCCCACGCAGCCCTTCCCCGGCGAGACGCCCGAGGGCGGGATCGAGCGCCAGTCGGCACTGACCGGGGTCCCGGTCGCCGATCCGCGCGACCTGCTGGTGCTGCCCAACGACCCGGTGCGCGCACTGGAGCTGATCGAGCGCCACAAGCACGAGCTCGCCTGTGTGCTGACCGAGGCGGCCTCCTCCTCCTTCCCGTTCGTCGAGCACACGGTGCCGCTGCTCAAGGCCGTGTCCGAGGCGTGCCGCCGGGCGCGCGTCCCGTTCGTCCTCGACGAGGTGCTGACCGGATTCCGCTACGGACCGGGCGGCGCCGCCGCGCACTTCGGCATCGAGGCCGACCTGTACTGCTACGGCAAGGTCATCAGCGGCCTCGGCATCCCGCTCTCCGCCGTCGGCGGCCGGGCCGCCCTGCTCGACCACACCCAGACCTCGGGGCTGCCGCTCACCGACATCGGGCGCAAGACCTGCGTCCAGACCACCCACGCCGGCAACCACCTGGCGCTCTCCGCCTCGTACGCGAGCCTGCGACTGCTGCACGAGCAGCGCGACACCTACTACACCGAGACCCGCGCCAAGGTCGCCATGGTCCAGCAGCGGCTGGCGGACTTCCGGTCCCGGACCGCCATCCCGCTGCGGCTGGTCGGCTTCGGCGACTTCATCGGCTCGTTCGGCTTCCTGGAGAAGGAGAGCTACGACGACTACCGCTCGTTCGCCGGCTCGGTCAACCCGATCGCGTTCTTCCTGCTGACCCTCATGCTGCGCAAGCGCGGTTTCTACACCCTCAGCCTTCCGATGCTGTTCACCGGAGGCGCGCACAGCACCGAGGACCTGGAGGCGCTCGTCACGGCCGTCACCGACTCGGCGCTCGAACTGGACAAGCACGGCTTCCCGTTCATCCTCCCCGGGGCCGGACAGCAGTGA
- a CDS encoding phosphopantetheine-binding protein: MASEQRDPRPGGDDARAERLLEEYGSPLYVYDVGRVREAYRDLTAALPENSRLYYSLKANPHPGLVAELTRAGARAEITSRGELAAALEAGCPGDELLYSGPGKTPGELDEAVRLGVRSYSTESFGDLERVGAAGVAHGVTLDCVLRINAAGAPGEAGLRMTGSASQFGFDLDVLTDAPHRLKTEGVRIVGLHFFPLTNARDEKGLCAEIIQSARTAAELRDLLGIELRLVDLGGGFAAPYAVPGDRPRYPGLRAAVSEALDEFLPGWREGAPQVAFESGRHLVGDSGTLLTTVTDVKDSRGSRFAVLDSGINHLGGLSGLGRLLPMKARPLHTGQDAATERVTLAGPLCTPADLLGRGVELAGVRSGAVLAFPNVGAYGLSASLLGFLGHRAPAEVLVDGDEVVSATRLALHRQQIPAVTRPSPATTENGSEGADMSEQWDEAFEGLLKEILPRLAERGEVGPDISLKAVGLDSLAMVEVVISIENTYGISIPDEELEPEVFTSPATLWAVVDGLRERQALA, encoded by the coding sequence GTGGCATCTGAACAGCGGGACCCGCGGCCGGGCGGCGACGACGCGCGGGCCGAGCGGCTGCTGGAGGAGTACGGCAGCCCGCTGTACGTCTACGACGTGGGCCGGGTCCGGGAGGCCTACCGGGACCTGACCGCCGCTCTCCCCGAGAACTCCCGTCTCTACTACTCGCTCAAGGCCAACCCGCACCCCGGACTGGTCGCCGAGCTGACACGGGCCGGCGCCCGCGCGGAGATCACCTCCCGGGGCGAGCTCGCCGCGGCCCTCGAAGCGGGCTGCCCCGGCGACGAGTTGCTCTACTCGGGCCCCGGCAAGACGCCGGGTGAACTCGACGAGGCCGTCCGCCTCGGGGTGCGTTCCTACTCGACCGAGTCCTTCGGCGACCTCGAACGCGTCGGCGCGGCCGGAGTCGCGCACGGCGTGACCCTGGACTGCGTCCTGCGGATCAACGCGGCCGGGGCGCCGGGCGAGGCGGGGCTGCGGATGACCGGCAGCGCCTCGCAGTTCGGCTTCGACCTGGACGTCCTGACCGACGCCCCGCACCGGCTGAAGACCGAAGGGGTCCGGATCGTCGGGCTGCACTTCTTCCCGCTGACCAACGCCCGCGACGAGAAGGGGCTGTGCGCCGAGATCATCCAGTCCGCCCGCACCGCGGCCGAACTGCGCGACCTGCTCGGCATCGAGCTGCGCCTGGTGGACCTGGGCGGCGGTTTCGCCGCCCCCTACGCGGTGCCGGGTGACCGGCCCCGCTACCCCGGACTGCGGGCCGCGGTGAGCGAGGCGCTCGACGAGTTCCTGCCCGGCTGGCGCGAGGGCGCGCCGCAGGTCGCCTTCGAGTCCGGCCGCCACCTGGTCGGCGACAGCGGCACCCTGCTGACCACCGTCACCGACGTCAAGGACAGCCGCGGATCCCGCTTCGCGGTGCTCGACTCCGGCATCAACCATCTCGGCGGCCTCTCCGGCCTCGGCCGGCTGCTGCCGATGAAGGCCCGGCCGCTGCACACCGGCCAGGACGCGGCGACCGAACGGGTCACCCTGGCCGGTCCGCTGTGCACGCCGGCCGATCTGCTGGGCCGCGGGGTGGAGCTGGCCGGGGTGCGCTCCGGGGCCGTGCTGGCGTTCCCGAACGTCGGCGCGTACGGACTCTCCGCCAGCCTGCTCGGCTTCCTCGGGCACCGGGCCCCCGCCGAGGTCCTCGTCGACGGCGACGAGGTCGTCTCGGCCACCCGGCTGGCCCTGCACCGGCAGCAGATCCCGGCGGTCACCCGGCCGTCCCCCGCAACGACCGAGAACGGCAGCGAAGGAGCTGACATGAGTGAGCAGTGGGACGAGGCGTTCGAGGGTCTGCTGAAGGAGATCCTGCCCAGGCTGGCCGAGCGGGGCGAGGTCGGGCCCGACATCAGCCTTAAGGCGGTGGGACTCGACTCGCTGGCCATGGTCGAGGTGGTCATCAGCATCGAGAACACGTACGGCATCAGCATCCCCGACGAGGAGCTGGAGCCCGAGGTCTTCACCTCCCCCGCGACCCTGTGGGCCGTGGTCGACGGACTCCGGGAGCGCCAGGCCCTGGCCTGA
- a CDS encoding acyl-CoA/acyl-ACP dehydrogenase has translation MSVLTQAAPAAAATDYVALAAELAKGFAQRAAEHDRDSSFPLENFTELVDSGYTAMTVPREFGGGGASLEELCRAQETLAAGCANTAFAVNMHVHGIAMIAGIGGPGAERAYRAIAHEGSVIAGGFSEPGVGGNWWHPTTKAEPVEGGYLLNGRKGFFTGFPAADLLFLSAARTDDRGLPEPVGFLVPKPERGVTVTSEWDAAGMRATGSHSLLLDDLFVEEDRMVGEAGALPLMFMQGVHWAWCSFASVFLGIARGALDGVVAEQRGRTLHVLDRTVAHLPGVQFRVAEMKTRLAAAEAHLYQAVRADHDRQIAADPLGHYIEMSVMKNSVCRLAHEVVTLAMQVQGGSALLSGHPLQRAYRDVVAGLLVPPNSDVTAEWAGKHALGVPVFAEPRWEG, from the coding sequence ATGAGCGTTCTCACCCAGGCGGCCCCGGCCGCCGCGGCAACGGACTACGTCGCCCTCGCGGCGGAGCTGGCGAAGGGGTTCGCGCAGCGGGCCGCGGAGCACGACCGGGACAGCAGCTTCCCGCTGGAGAACTTCACCGAACTCGTCGACTCCGGCTACACGGCGATGACCGTCCCCCGCGAGTTCGGCGGCGGGGGAGCGAGCCTGGAGGAGCTCTGCCGGGCCCAGGAGACCCTGGCCGCCGGCTGTGCCAACACCGCCTTCGCCGTCAACATGCACGTCCACGGCATCGCGATGATCGCGGGCATCGGGGGCCCGGGCGCCGAGCGCGCCTACCGGGCGATCGCCCACGAGGGCTCCGTCATCGCGGGCGGCTTCAGCGAGCCCGGCGTCGGCGGCAACTGGTGGCACCCCACCACCAAGGCCGAGCCGGTGGAGGGCGGATACCTCCTCAACGGCCGCAAGGGCTTCTTCACCGGTTTCCCGGCCGCGGACCTGCTGTTCCTCTCGGCCGCCAGGACCGACGACCGGGGCCTGCCCGAGCCGGTCGGCTTCCTCGTCCCCAAGCCGGAGCGCGGCGTCACCGTCACCTCCGAGTGGGACGCGGCCGGCATGCGCGCCACGGGCAGCCACTCGCTCCTGCTGGACGACCTGTTCGTCGAGGAGGACCGGATGGTCGGCGAGGCGGGAGCCCTGCCGCTGATGTTCATGCAGGGGGTCCACTGGGCGTGGTGCAGCTTCGCCTCCGTCTTCCTCGGGATCGCGCGCGGAGCACTCGACGGAGTCGTGGCCGAACAGCGCGGCCGCACCCTGCACGTCCTGGACCGGACGGTGGCCCACCTGCCCGGAGTGCAGTTCAGGGTGGCGGAGATGAAGACCCGGCTGGCGGCCGCCGAGGCGCATCTGTACCAGGCGGTCCGGGCCGACCACGACCGTCAGATCGCGGCGGACCCGCTCGGCCACTACATCGAGATGAGCGTGATGAAGAACAGCGTGTGCCGCCTCGCCCACGAGGTCGTCACGCTCGCCATGCAGGTGCAGGGCGGCTCCGCCCTGCTCTCCGGCCATCCCCTGCAGCGCGCCTACCGCGACGTGGTGGCGGGACTGCTCGTACCCCCGAACTCCGACGTCACGGCCGAGTGGGCGGGCAAGCACGCGCTCGGCGTGCCGGTGTTCGCCGAACCCCGATGGGAGGGCTGA
- the ubiG gene encoding bifunctional 2-polyprenyl-6-hydroxyphenol methylase/3-demethylubiquinol 3-O-methyltransferase UbiG encodes MSATTGRTRTADARPVPIDNEYYDEVGDDWWNTEGPLRVLHEMNPARTGYFDTILRNRFAGRTPGQIRVVDLGCGGGLVSEDLASRGYPVTGIDLSAGTVEAARRHAAATGVQVTYRVGSAYGTELPDGCAEAVVASDVLEHFQDLPAALAEIQRLLVPGGVLLFDTVNRTVRSYLLLILVAEKLVRIIKPGTHNWRMFIRPAELSGLLADRGMRLADTRGLGPARALPAVLPGLLLHRRLGRFAVGDDLSASYIGYATKPGPSER; translated from the coding sequence ATGTCCGCGACCACGGGCCGGACCCGGACGGCCGACGCGCGTCCGGTGCCGATCGACAACGAGTACTACGACGAGGTCGGCGACGACTGGTGGAACACCGAGGGCCCGCTGCGCGTCCTGCACGAGATGAACCCGGCGCGCACCGGCTACTTCGACACGATCCTGCGCAACCGGTTCGCCGGACGGACGCCCGGGCAGATCCGGGTCGTGGACCTCGGCTGCGGCGGCGGGCTGGTCTCCGAGGACCTCGCCTCCCGCGGCTACCCGGTGACCGGCATCGACCTGTCGGCCGGCACCGTGGAGGCGGCCCGGCGGCACGCGGCGGCCACCGGGGTCCAGGTGACGTACCGCGTCGGCTCGGCGTACGGCACCGAGCTGCCGGACGGCTGCGCCGAGGCCGTCGTCGCCTCCGACGTGCTGGAGCACTTCCAGGACCTGCCCGCCGCGCTGGCCGAGATCCAGCGGCTGCTGGTCCCCGGCGGTGTGCTGCTCTTCGACACGGTCAACCGGACGGTCCGCAGCTACCTGCTGCTGATCCTGGTGGCCGAGAAGCTGGTGCGCATCATCAAGCCCGGCACCCACAACTGGCGGATGTTCATCCGCCCCGCCGAGCTGAGCGGCCTGCTGGCGGACCGCGGGATGCGGCTCGCCGACACCCGCGGCCTCGGCCCGGCCCGCGCCCTGCCCGCGGTCCTGCCGGGACTGCTGCTGCACCGCCGGCTCGGCAGGTTCGCCGTCGGCGACGACCTGTCGGCCAGCTACATCGGATACGCAACCAAGCCCGGCCCGTCCGAACGCTGA
- a CDS encoding methyltransferase domain-containing protein yields the protein MTSALKPRWSTPDLHAAIKDHYDGLIELYEDLWGEHIHHGYWADGEPDPGRHAAQVRLVEELISFAPVPKGSRVLDAGCGIGASSAHLAAKLDCEVDGITISEEQIGRAETKAAEAGVSDRTAFRLMDAMHTDYPDGSFDVVWALESCELMPDKPAFLAECFRVLKPGGTLLVATWCARDDRLTPDESRLLDRIYRDFVVSHVLPLDQYRDIAGELGFEDVRTVDWSDRVQDTWKLSTDIVKPVVRDPSMIWKLVRAKGMDIFRFLNSVPLMKQAYERDVMRYGVLRATRPL from the coding sequence ATGACGAGCGCACTGAAACCCCGCTGGTCCACGCCGGATCTGCACGCCGCCATCAAGGACCACTACGACGGCCTGATCGAGCTGTACGAGGACCTGTGGGGCGAGCACATCCACCACGGCTACTGGGCCGACGGCGAGCCCGACCCGGGCCGGCACGCGGCCCAGGTGCGGCTGGTCGAGGAGCTGATCTCCTTCGCCCCGGTGCCGAAGGGGTCACGCGTCCTGGACGCCGGCTGCGGCATCGGCGCCTCCTCGGCCCACCTCGCGGCGAAGCTGGACTGCGAGGTGGACGGCATCACCATCAGCGAGGAGCAGATCGGGCGCGCCGAGACGAAGGCCGCCGAGGCGGGGGTGAGCGACCGCACCGCCTTCCGGCTGATGGACGCCATGCACACGGACTACCCCGACGGTTCCTTCGACGTGGTCTGGGCGCTGGAGAGCTGCGAGCTGATGCCCGACAAGCCGGCGTTCCTGGCGGAGTGCTTCCGGGTGCTCAAGCCGGGCGGCACGCTGCTGGTCGCCACCTGGTGCGCCCGCGACGACCGGCTCACCCCCGACGAGTCCCGGCTGCTGGACCGCATCTACCGGGACTTCGTCGTCTCGCACGTGCTGCCCCTGGACCAGTACCGCGACATCGCGGGCGAGCTCGGCTTCGAGGACGTCCGGACCGTCGACTGGTCGGACCGGGTGCAGGACACCTGGAAGCTCTCCACGGACATCGTGAAGCCCGTGGTCCGCGACCCCTCCATGATCTGGAAGCTCGTCCGGGCCAAGGGGATGGACATCTTCCGGTTCCTCAACTCCGTACCGCTGATGAAGCAGGCGTACGAGCGCGACGTGATGCGCTACGGCGTGCTCCGCGCCACCCGGCCGCTGTGA
- a CDS encoding type III polyketide synthase gives MNAVTEAAAGSGAAGTRGAARLLALRTTAPENVVPQQSAFDEYYREMFRDVPKAEEIFRGSGVRSRHMAWDPRTAYLDGFPPIKTRMLAWEENVLAMSRRTVGGVLDEAAGGAVRERVGSLVLASCTGYAGPTPDILLAKEFELRQDLRRTFIGHMGCNAAFNVLKTALDAVAARPDELVLAGSAEVCSVHLRPEYTAEQAVVNALFGDAGGMMLLGADDGGPGPVVLGTHTETHPETMHAMSWHIEDSAFRMTLSPYVPFYLAESIEPFVKRLLAPHGLEASDVRHWGVHPGGPKIIDFVGEKLELGAEQLAPSRAVLAENGNCSSATILLILDRILREARPAPGEHGVIMAFGPGLTMESALIRF, from the coding sequence ATGAACGCCGTCACCGAGGCCGCCGCCGGGTCCGGTGCGGCGGGCACCCGCGGGGCCGCGAGACTGCTCGCCCTGCGCACGACGGCACCGGAGAACGTGGTGCCGCAGCAGAGCGCCTTCGACGAGTACTACCGGGAGATGTTCCGGGACGTGCCGAAGGCCGAGGAGATCTTCCGGGGCTCGGGGGTGCGCAGCCGTCACATGGCGTGGGACCCGCGCACCGCCTACCTGGACGGCTTCCCGCCCATCAAGACCCGGATGCTGGCCTGGGAGGAGAACGTCCTGGCCATGAGCCGCCGCACCGTCGGCGGAGTCCTCGACGAGGCGGCCGGCGGTGCCGTGCGGGAGCGCGTCGGCTCGCTCGTGCTGGCCAGCTGCACCGGGTACGCCGGGCCCACCCCCGACATCCTGCTGGCCAAGGAGTTCGAGCTCCGCCAGGACCTGCGCCGCACCTTCATCGGGCACATGGGCTGCAACGCCGCGTTCAACGTGCTGAAGACCGCGCTCGACGCGGTGGCCGCCCGCCCCGACGAACTGGTGCTGGCGGGCTCCGCCGAGGTGTGCTCCGTCCATCTGCGCCCCGAGTACACGGCCGAACAGGCCGTCGTGAACGCCCTGTTCGGTGACGCGGGCGGGATGATGCTGCTCGGCGCCGACGACGGCGGACCGGGCCCCGTCGTCCTCGGCACGCACACCGAGACCCACCCCGAGACCATGCACGCCATGAGCTGGCACATCGAGGACTCGGCGTTCCGGATGACGCTCTCCCCGTATGTTCCGTTCTACCTGGCCGAGAGCATCGAACCGTTCGTCAAACGGCTGCTGGCCCCGCACGGCCTGGAAGCCTCCGACGTACGGCACTGGGGCGTCCACCCGGGCGGCCCGAAGATCATCGACTTCGTCGGCGAGAAGCTGGAGCTCGGCGCCGAGCAGCTCGCCCCCTCCCGGGCGGTGCTCGCGGAGAACGGCAACTGCTCGTCCGCCACGATCCTGCTCATCCTCGACCGCATCCTGCGCGAGGCCCGCCCCGCGCCGGGCGAGCACGGCGTGATCATGGCGTTCGGCCCCGGGCTGACCATGGAGTCTGCGCTCATCCGCTTCTGA